The following is a genomic window from Mus caroli chromosome 17, CAROLI_EIJ_v1.1, whole genome shotgun sequence.
CCCATTCCCCTCAGGAACCCAAGGTTCCGGGTCCTCCTCCCAAATTCCAGCTACTCCTCCCCATCAGTGTCTCTTCCCCAAGTCCAGGGATGGAGGCTGAAAGACCCCAGGAAGAAGATGGTGAACAGGTGAGCTGCTGGGGTGCCGGGCTGGGGAACCAACCCAGGGAGAAGGGACATGTGGGACCTAGTGACAGGTGGACACAGGAGACTTGGGAAAGCTTGGGCACACCAAGACAGGAACAAAAACGCAGGGGAAATGGGTCCCTGGCCTAGccctccacccactcacacctCTGACTGGAATGAACAACATGTCTTGGTATCAGAGTCTCCCGCAGGATGATCAGGGCTGGCCCCCTGTGAATGCCACCGCTCGGCCTTGGAGAtctgctcctccctctcctcctcctcctggaacCCGACACACAGGTACCCCACCAACCCTGGAAGATCTTGACCCTATCACCCAGGCTACCCCAGTGTGGGTCCACTAACCATCACACCTGTTGGTCCCTAGCTCGTCCACCAGCTCACCTGTCCCCACTGCTTGCTACTCCCATTCTGTCCTAGCCTCTGGGTCTGaatcctcctccttcctctcccataGCCCTAGGGCCCCGTTCTGGCTCCCTGCTCTCCCTGCAGACTGAGCTCCTTCTGGACCTAGTGGCCGAAGCCCAGTCCCGCCGCCTAGAGGAACAGAGGGCCACCTTCCACACCCCCGAGGCCCCACCAAACCTAGCCTCAGCCCCAACCCCACCCCGGCTTCTTGAAGACAAAGAACAGCTCTACAGCaccatccttagtcaccaggtaAGGCACATCCCACCCCACATGCATCCATGGAGACAAGACCCAGGTCTCCTAGCTGGCCTTCTGCCTGAGCCCTAACTTCTTTTTCCCTAAGCATATGTCCTTTGGTAAGCCTCTAgtctccccatccccatcacaGATTTCCTATCTGCCCCACACCAACCCTGGTCTCTCTCACCCAAAACCATCACAGGCTACCAAtgcccttttctccctccacatTTCTAGTGCCAGCGGATTGAAGCCCAACGGTCTGACCCGCCCCTTCCCCCCGGGGGGCAAGAGCTTCTGGAGTTGCTGCTGAGAGTTCAGGGTGGAGGTCGAATGGAGGAGCAACGATCCCGGCCTCCTACACACACCTGCTGAGACCGGAGCTCCTCACCAGTCCCTTCTCTCTGGGACTCAAAGCTGGGACACTCCCCGAAGGTCTTCAACCCTGTTTGGCAGGGGTACCAGAGATGGAAGACCCGGCTAAAATTGCAGTATTTACCACCCACTTTCCCTGGGGACTGGACTTGGGACAAGTACTCTAACCATGAAGATAAGCAAGGTAGGGTGGACACAACTCCCGAGGACAGTTAAGAGTCTCTATCCTGAGCTGTCAAGCTACTAAACGGTGGTGTGAGGGCTGCGGCCTGCCCCTGCCTAGTGAGAAAAAAAGGGAAGAGTAAGACAATTGTCCAGCACTAGCAGTCTCAGGCCCCAAGGCAGAGGGGCCCAGAGGCGGTGAAGCGACTCttaccccgcccccaccctgctGCTGAGTCTGTCTGATGTTTTGGTTGTATGAATAAACATAATTCCCCTCTGGACTGAAGACTGGTatctggggggggaggggggcggtgcAAGGTGGGTAGGTGAGGCCTGGGGCAGCCGCTCTCCGCGATCTGGCCAGAGGCCAGCTCCCCTCCCTGGCTGGTTAATTACTGGCTCATTAAGCAGCGGCTGGAGACCTCCCTAATcatctcccccagcccccagtcTCCCGGTTTTAATTAAGTCGAACAAGGAGGGGAGTCATTAGAACAAGAAATATGAACCGAGCTGTCGGAGAACATTCCAGAGGCCGGAGTCCGCACCACCCGACCATGGCCTCGGAACCCAGGTGGCCGAGACACCCACCCTAGCGCCCTTTCGGCCAGCGCCGGGGCCAACCCAGTCTCTCCCCGGCCACCCGGCCGCTCCCCGCTTCCacccgccgccgccgcctgcGTCTCCCCGCCCCCGGCTCCTCCCcgttcctcctctcctcccctcctcttcctcccgctcccctcccccagccgcCTCCCTcgctcccccttctccctcctccctcctctcgcACACACACCCCCGCTTgggcctcctctctctctctctcgccggCTCCATTTTCTCCGCCGCCGGGGGCCGGGGTCTCCTGTGGGGGTGCCCAGGCGGCACCCCGGGTCTCCCCTTCAGTGCCGGGGTGAACCCCCGAGGGGAGCCGGGAGGCGGGTTGCCGGGCGGGGTTGGGGCGGAGGGAGCAGCGGCCCCAGCGAGTTTGGGGGGGAAGTCACCCGGCGGGGGGAGGGGCGAGCAGGGAGGGGGCCTcaggcccccccccccagctatgGACGAGCGGCTGCTGGGGCCGCCTCCTCCGGGCGGGGGCCGTGGGGGTCTGGGGCTGGTAGGTGCGGAGCCCGGGGGCCCTGGCGAGCCTCCCGGTGGCGGAGACCCCggtgggggaagtgggggggtcCCGGGAGGCCGAGGGAAGCAAGACATCGGGGACATTCTGCAACAGATAATGACCATCACGGACCAGAGCCTGGACGAGGCCCAGGCCAAGTGAGTGCCCCCACCCCGGGACCCCGCTCACTgctctgagtcctctgcaagcccccctcccccagggcccTCTCTGGATCTTGcaactcttttctttccttagttCTAGTGTTCTCTCAAAGCTTGCTTTGCCCCTAGGCCCTAAAACCTCCTCCACAGAGCGAACCCCAGGTGGTCTCACTCCCTCCTAACCTTTTGCTGACCCCTACAGTCAACTCTGGCCCATGTCCTGGCTCCCAGACTTAGAAACTGTTCTCAGCCAAAGCTGTCTTCCCTAACTAACCGGCTAGCCCACCCCGTTCTCCGCGTACGGATCCAGGATCTCCACACATTCCCTTCCACGGAGGTCGGGGCCTCCAAGAGTCCTCAACAGCCTTCCCCCTGCTCAGCCCACACATTCTGTACTGAACTCCCAGGTGGCAgggcacccccaccccccttcccagGCCCTCTACCGCCTCACACTGACAGCCTCCAGTTCCCTACTCCACAACCTACCTAGTCACCTTTATTTCTTCAGTCATCTCTAGATCCTTGCTCCATCTTTTTGCTTGAACCATCCCTCTTAGCCTCAGCCCGCCCATAGTGACTTTAGCCCCACTGCCTgcatcttctgcttcctgtgacCCTGCTGCTTCCCGAAGCTATGGCAGCTGATCTCAACTATCCCTCCGACTCCACTCTACCCCGATTCCCACTTAACCCCCTCGCAGATTATGCCCCCACCTTGTACCCTGGCACCCCTCTGGTCTTTCTCCTGCCTGCCGCCTgaaccctttctctcctcctgttcctcctaaGGAAACACGCCCTAAACTGTCACCGAATGAAACCTGCCCTGTTTAGTGTTCTGTGTGAAATCAAGGAGAAAACTGGTATGTAGGTGTCCCCTCTGATGCTCACTTCTGGGAGCAGGACTCTGCCTTAGGGCTCAGAGTTTGACAACTTGAAGCCTTGAGGAAATTGAGCGCCACAGAGGTTGCTtgaaaggaagtggggaggggaagccctggagccctgggacTGAGGATGGAGCTTTGaccggggatgggggtggggggcgaggGGTTCCTTAAGTCTGTTTGCCTGCCTGCTAGGCCTTAGCATTCGGAGCTCCCAAGAGGAGGAGCCCGTGGACCCACAGCTGATGCGCCTGGACAACATGCTTCTGGCAGAAGGTGTGGCTGGACCCGAGAAAGGGGGCGGCTCcgcagcagctgctgcagccgCCGCAGCCTCTGGTGGTGGCGTATCCCCGGACAACTCCATCGAACACTCAGACTATCGCAGCAAGCTTGCCCAGATCCGCCACATCTACCACTCAGAACTGGAGAAGTATGAGCAGGTGAGGGGAGGCAAGCGAGTGAGCAGGTGAGGTGGACCCGAGAGTAAAAAGGGCCCCCCCACACCCGGGACTCTAGAAGCCCCAAGCCACAGGGCCTCCTCAACAGCCTACCTGCTCCAATAGGCATGCAATGAGTTTACAACTCACGTCATGAACCTGCTGAGGGAGCAGAGCCGCACGCGCCCGGTCGCCCCCAAGGAGATGGAACGCATGGTTAGCATCATCCATCGAAAGTTCAGCGCCATTCAGATGCAGCTGAAGCAAAGCACCTGTGAGGCCGTCATGATCCTGCGCTCTCGCTTCCTGGATGCCAGGTCGGGCTCAGGAACCCCGTCCCTCCCTCCCGTACCGCTCCAAGACCCCTGGGCTGCCCCGTTATCCAGAAGGGCGGCGCTATGATGATGCTAGAGTTTCTGACATGCTCCGTGCTTCTCTGCAGACGGAAACGCCGGAACTTCAGCAAACAGGCCACTGAGGTCCTGAATGAATATTTCTACTCCCACCTGAGCAACCCTTATCCTAGTGAGGAGGCCAAAGAGGAGCTTGCCAAGAAGTGTGGCATCACCGTCTCTCAGGTACTCGGGGGTTCTCGGATGTTACTAGGAGAGGGGTCCCCAAGACAAGGTTCCACTTGACCCTCTCTGCCCGACACTGCAGGTTTCCAACTGGTTCGGTAACAAGCGAATCCGCTACAAGAAGAATATTGGGAAGTTCCAAGAGGAGGCGAACATCTATGCTGTGAAGACAGCCGTGTCAGTTGCCCAAGGGGGCCACAGCCGCACCAGCTCTCCAACGCCCCCTTCCTCCGCAGGTGGAGCCCACTGCCACACTGGCTGGCTCATTTGAGTGTTTCTTGCCTTTGCTTCCACTTGTGTCTGTGCAGGATGATAGCAAGGAGgactttggggtggggtggggggagaccaGGCTAAGATGGGGTGGCAATGTCAAGGGGTAGCCTGTTGTGAGGGAGGGCCTGCTGTTCTGTGGATAATCTGCATATACTCCAAGTTTATTCCCAGAGAGTGAGCTTTCTGGAAGCTCAGGGTTGGGTTTCCCTCCTGTCCCCCATCAGAGGGCCCTGTGCTttttctctgattctctctctctctgccctcgaAAGGCTCTGGCGGCTCTTTCAATCTCTCAGGATCCGGAGACATGTTTCTGGGGATGCCCGGGCTCAATGGAGATTCCTACCCTGCTTCCCAGGTCAGAAGGCCcagctcctctcttctctttcattgCTGCGTGCATGATGGGGAGGGCAGGCCGGTGGGTATATGTGCGACTGCACACATCAGTATCACAGGGCAGCTCTGTGGTCAGTTCTCCCATCTTTAGGTGGGTTCAGGGGATCAAGCTCAGATCAGGAGGCTTTACCTGACAGACacccttttcctgctgagctgtgcgtgccctgccccacccccaaacacacaagaCCCCCTCTGAGGCATCCGTGGGTCATGCCTTTCTTTGTAACCTGCAGGTGGAATCACTCCGACACTCGATGGGGCCAGGGAGCTACGGGGATAACATTGGGGGAGGTCAGATATACAGTCCTCGAGAAATTCGGGTGAGTGGGTCAAAGGGCCTCGCTGCCTCCAGCTTTTGGCTCTCACCGGGGTGGGAGTGTGACCCCCACACTGGGATTTCCCATTCTGACTCTCATTCTCTTTTTACCAGGCCAATGGTGGCTGGCAGGAGGCTGTGACCCCGTCCTCGGTGACCTCCCCAACAGAGGGACCAGGAAGTGTTCACTCTGACACCTCCAACTGACCTTGCCCCTCAAGGTCACGGGGCTGGGGGCTTCCACCAGGCAACTCTTGAGGACTCTGGGCATCTAGAGGACAAACCCCACAGAAGCACAAAGCCGAGGGCCATTGGGGTTGTGCCCTCCCCGACCAGACGCTTGGTGCTGGGGTGCTGACAACATGGCAGGGAGAGTGGGGTGtccccatttcttctttctttttttcttctcacctCTCACCAAAACCAGATACCTGTTTCTCAGATGTCTCTTAAATCTACAACCTAACACCAGTTGTGTTTGTCTTGGACTCCCCCTACTTCTGTTCCCCACCCCACTTACATACTCTGGAATCTGGAGATGTCAGCCCTGCCCGACCCAGAGATGCCAAAAATGGGGACTCTTGGACAGAGGCCCTGGgccaacaccccctcccccatgcacccccacctcctgcccctCCAGACGGCTTTATTACCTCATACGCAGCTCATCTTAAACCAATAGAACCGCTCGGTGGACAAGAGTGTCTGACTCGGATATCTACCTCGGAGGGAGTTTCTGCTACTTTAGAAAACTGTTGCCTAGGCTTTGGAgttggactttttgttttgttttgtttgttttttaagaaaagaaaccctgaatctgtatttctttttaattgtttctgtTGGTAGTGGTGATCCTTAAGTTTTAATATAGTTTGAAGAAGTAGggttttgggtgtgtgtgggtgtgtgtgggtgtgtgtcttaAATAAACAtgctgatttatttttgtttacccACTCGAGAAGTAAGAGCCAAAGGGGCCTAGTAAGAGAACAGACAGAACTGGTGGTGGCTACTTGATCCAGCCTCCCAGTGGGGAATTGGATTTTGTAggataccaggttctcagcctggACACTTGGGTTTCTTAGCCtgtgcaggcagatctctgctgtATTTCATATGGAGCATGAAGCCCCGTAGCCTCCTGCCTCCCTCACCTCCCCAGTAACCTTTGGGCAAGGCTAGACTGAACTCAGTGATTTTGAAAAAGTcaaaaggcttttgttttgttttttaaactatttgCAGAGTGGAAAAGATTGATCGGGGAGGGGAGTTCTTGCCAAATACGCTAAATATGGGCTGGGTGCTTCTATCTGTGTCTCCCCCAGTTTCCCAGAAATACGTGTTTCTGTTCAGTTCTTAATCTCATGCCAAaatcaagggggtggggagaagagggcGGTCACAGAAAGCCAGGTATGAGGGAAGGCTAAAAAAGTCTCAGCCCTGAACCCTTCTATCTGACCCCCCTCAGACATCCTCAGGATCTTCAAGACTCACCATGGGGAACCCCTTCCATCAAAAGCCCAGGCTGGACTGAGGGAGTGAAGAGGGTGGTGGGAGGCAGGGGCCAGGGCCAGTTTCTCTCCTCACTTGTAAACATATAgattcacagaaaaagaaaaaaaaaagaaattgcagttttaaataaagatatttctttttcccctgggtttagttgagatttttttttcaaaagaaaagaaaaaaaaaaaaaaactcccctaAAAGAGTAATTCTTACAAAGCTCCAACAGGTTTGGGGCCAGCCTTCAGAACAAAGATGTACCCAGAGTGACAACAGACCAGACTGAACCATGTTGCCTAACAACCTGCCCACTAGTGAACCCCTGGCACTCATGATGGAACTCGGTGGGCTAAAGGAAGTGAGGTCCTTATTGGTGTAGAACCTTACTCCAGGGAGAGGCAGTGCCCAGAGGCTGCCAGTGTCCTCAGGTCGGGTGAGATTGCTTCTAGTACCTGAAGGACTCTTGTCCCAGAAGCACAGATTCCTGGCATTCTCTGACAGAACGAGAtgggagatgggggcagggtAGAGGGTACAAGCCCCACCTAGGGCAGTGGCCACAGCGGGAAGAGGGGCAGACAGAACCTGGAGCCTGGGAAGGAAGCACCATGCCAGCGGGAACAGCAGCTGGAGCCTGGGTGCTGGTTCTTGCTCTATGGGGTGAGACACTCCCAAGCCCCAACTTTCCCCCTCAGCAGCCCtgctcccatcccacccccaggACCTCCCTAGCCCCTAGAAATCCCCTTGAACCTGGGCACCACTTTCCAAAGACCCTCACCCAccctgtcctacacacacacaccccagccccacctctcCCCTTCCACCCTCCCACAATGATGCTACCACCCAGGAGCCGTAGCTGGTGGTCAGAACATCACAGCCCGGATTGGAGAGCCACTTGTGCTAAGCTGTAAGGGGGCCCCTAAGAAGCCGCCCCAGCAACTAGAATGGAAACTGGTAAGCAGCtccccacacacacgcacacacctggCCACTCAACCTCAGGAGCTACCCTTGAGGGTCCCCAGCATCCCACCCTGCCTAGGCAGCTCATCCCCAGAGGGCCCAGTCTGGTTaggtttttctcttcttcacagAACACAGGAAGAACTGAAGCTTGGAAGGTCCTCTCTCCCCAGGGAGGCCCCTGGGACAGCGTGGCTCGAATCCTCCCCAATGgttccctcctccttccagccACTGGCATCGTTGATGAGGGGACTTTCCGGTGTCGGGCAACTAACAGGCGAGGGAAGGAGGTCAAGTCCAACTACCGAGTCCGAGTCTACCGTAAGGGTCCCAGGCTAAGTCACTTCGCCTTTAACAAAAAGCTTTCATGTACCCTCAACCCTTGACTCCTAACCCTGGTGTGTCTGGACCTCTGATCTCCACTGCCCTTCCTCCTGTGCCTGAGTTGTGAGGACCTCCAAAGGCAGGCTTATGACTGAATTTTCCCTCCAGAGATTCCTGGGAAGCCAGAAATTGTGGATCCTGCCTCTGAACTCACAGCCAGTGTCCCTAATAAGGTAGTAGAAAGCCAAGAAATTAGAGAGGGTCCTTTGAATGCAGATGTGTGCCTATGTTGCCTCCCACAGAGTCAGACGGTGAGGCCTCCATTCTTTCTCCAGGTGGGGACATGTGTGTCTGAGGGAAGCTACCCTGCAGGGACCCTTAGCTGGCACTTAGACGGGAAACTTCTGGTTCCCGATGGCAAAGGTGAGTGCCAGGGTACCCTGCACCCAACTACCTTCTTCCTGATATCCCTCCATACCATTATGGGTGTTTGATCTCATCATACCCACCACAGAAACACTCGTGAAGGAAGAGACCAGGAGACACCCCGAGACGGGACTCTTTACACTGCGGTCAGAGCTGACAGTGATCCCCACCCAAGGAGGAACCACCCATCCTACCTTCTCCTGCAGTTTCAACCTGGGCCTTCCCCGGCGCAGACCCCTGAACACAGCCCCCATCCAACTCCAAATCAGGGGTGAGTAGGGAGGGAGGGCCCAGTCTGGCTCTTGGGGAGGCAAGAGCCAATCCCAGGGCAATCAGGCTGGCTGCCAGGTGTCCTGATGGACTTCATGCCTGTCCCCACCCAGAGCCTGGGCCTCCAGAGGGCATTCAGCTGTTGGTTGAGCCTGAAGGTGGAATAGTCGCTCCTGGTGGGACTGTGACCCTGACCTGTGCCATCTCTGCCCAGCCCCCTCCTCAGGTCCACTGGATAAAGGATGTGAGTGACTAGGAGAGCTAGGAATGACAGGCGGAGGGCTAAAGTGGGGAAGGCAGCCTGAGAGCTGGGTGGGGCAGGCTGGGAGGCAGGCTGTTGGCTCTGGAGATGAATAGTCCAGGATGTGTGCACagggttttccttccttcctttctctttctttcctttcttccttcttttttaaacttacttattcattttatgtttgtgagtacactgtagctgtacagatggttgtgagccttcattgTTGGGAATtcaattttaggacctctgctcgttcTAGTCGGCCCGCCCCCTcagtcccaaagatttattatcatacataagtacatggtagctgacttcagatgcaccagaacagggcattagatctcattacaggtgattgtgagccaccatgtggttgctgcatttgaacccaggaccttcggaagagcagtcagtgctcttaacctgctgagccattttgccagcgtTTCTAAGTCTCCTGTCTGTCCTCTTTCCCACCAGGGTGCACCCTTGCCCCTGGCCCCCAGCCCTGTGCTGCTCCTCCCTGAGGTGGGGCATGCGGATGAGGGCACCTACAGCTGCGTGGCCACCCACCCTAGCCACGGACCTCAGGAAAGCCCTCCTGTCAGCATCAGGGTCACAGGTAACCCCTCCCCAAATCCCAGGGACAGGAAGGGGGGGCTGAGGTAAGGGACACAAGATGCCATCTCCCTACCCGACTCAGACATGAACCCCAGTAGCCACGCCACCCCTTTCTCAGTGCTTCCAAAAGCCTGTCCAGCTTTTCCACCAACTGAGGGGAGTAGCCATTGGGCCCGAGCTCAAGTTTTCCCTCTGACCACTCTTTGTCCTCCAGAAACCAGCGATGAGGGGCCAGCTGAAGGTGAGGGACTGGACTAAAGTCAGAGAGGAGCATATGGCTGCCGCGTGTGACTGGGTTCACAAGGAAGGAGTGGTGTGTGCTAGAGCTATTCCCTCAACCTTCCCTATGTCCCTACAGGCTCTGTGGGTGAGTCTGGGCTGGGTACGCTAGCCCTGGCCTTGGGGATCCTGGGAGGCCTGGGAGTAGTAGCCCTGCTCGTCGGGGCTATCCTGTGGCGAAAACGACAACCCAGGCGTGAGGAGAGGTGAGTGAGAGCCTGCAGGTTCCAGGCAGCAAGTGAGGGCTGTCAGAGAGAGGCAGCCGAATGCCGCAACACTGTTCCTTCTCAGGAAGGCCCCAGAAAgccaggaggatgaggaggaacgTGCAGAGCTGAATCAGTCAGAGGAAGCGGAGACGCCAGAGAATGGTGCCGGGGGACCGTAAGAGCACCCAGGTCGACCCTGTGTGATTGATGGCCCTAGACCAGCTTCCCCACATACGATCCCAATTCCACCTTGAGGCACTTCCTTCTCCAACCAGAGCCCACATGATCCATGCTGAGTAAACACCTGACACGATGTGTTGCCGGCTTGTTGTCTGTGTGCTGTGCGGGAGAGAGGCAACCTcactcctgcatccctggggGCCTTGCAGGGGAGGGGCTCACCCTATGCCTCCTGCCATACCAGGCTGGTCAGAGCGGCACTGTCCTGgagggagagactggagagactTCCCAGCAACGTGtttcacctttatttttattattattattatttgaatttgtAATTAAAGGAGGTAGTGAGGGATGGAAAGAGACACTTCAAGAGTCAAAATTCATATTAGACAGTGGgtagagaaaaattaaattaagtcaagtggaggagttggggagagCCCACCATTAAACACCAAATCAAGAAATCTGGAGGAAAGCAAAGGATTGGGAGAACTGgacacctgtctgtctgtccgtcctcCAGGCTGGGAGTGTCTGTGCTACTGGGCCAGCAGTACACAGCAGCAGGCACTCCCATCTTAAGCAGACTGGTCACTCCTCGCCATGCCCTCCGGAGAGAGAGGCCTCAGCAGACAGAGATGGGTCATGGAAGTAAGCGGGTGGTCCAAAAGCAAGGAAAGGCCAGCACAGGACTCCCAATACTGATTCTCCTCTAGCTGGAGGTGGGCAGGGAGGAGACAGAGCTCAAATACTGAGcagccagaaaaagaaaaagatggcgaGGAACAGGAATAGGGAATCTTGCCAGCTGGAGGCTGAGTGACCCTGTCCCAGATCCACACCTGTAAGGGAAAAGAAAGCTTCAGAAACCTgtagggccagaagagggcacggGGAGACTTGGGGAAATCCTTACCTGCGCCTCTTCTGAAAGGCTCGTGGGCATTGAACACGGTGGTGAAAAAGCCAAAGGGGAAGGCACCGACACCAAAGGAGAAGTGGAATCCCCCGGCATCACCAAATGGCTGGAACCCCTAGGGAGGCAGGGAAGATGAGGGAAGCCCACAGGCTTGGGCACCGGAGGGACACAGCTGGACAAGGAGACTCACCCCTCTGCTCTCTGGAGCTGGTCGCTGGCCCTGAGGGCGGGGTGGAGTTTTCaatctgagaggaaggagagaggcagtcAGCACCTTTCACACCCTGTCTCGGGATGGGACAGAAGCCTGCAGCTCCCCTCAGCATCATGTTGGGTCTCACCTGGGATCCTGTGGCTTCTGGCTCCCTCGCCCATAAAGAGGGATGACCTTCTCCCTGCTGATGCCGGCTTTACACACCGGGCATTCTTGCCGGTCTGGCCGTGTCTCCAGCCActgcaaagaaaatatgaagtgtTTTCAAGTACAAAGAGCATCTCAGAGCTCCTTGACCCTCCGTTTCCCAGTCCACCTCATGAACACATACCTGGTGAAGACAGGGCCAACtggatgaaaaacaaacaaacaaaaagcacacatcAAACTACAGAAGAGAGCTGCAGACCCCAGAACATGGAAGCCCACCTCCCGTCTCCCAGGCACTGCTGCTCTACTGCTCCATTTCTCTCCGTATTCCCAACAGCTTCTAGCTTACTTGCTAACTTGACTTTCCCAGCTTCTTGCCTTTGATACTTGGCGTTCAAAGGTACTCACATTGGGTCCTCAACATCCTCCACACAATTtgatccttttctctcttccggtgtctcttctctgtctctccctgtctgtctccctctacacacacatacacacacacacacacaccttcaaccTCTCCCCTTTCTGCCTCCAAACTTGACTTCCCAATTCAACAGGTTTCCTTTCAGCCTGAACTCCATTCTTGCTCCTAATCCTCCAGACTCCCATGGTTTTCAGACACCCACATTGTTCCTCTCCTCCTTACTTCAAGCTCAGTAAAACCCCTCTCTCCATGACCCTTCACCCTCTCCATCTTGTCCTTACACAATGCCATTGTCCTCAGGTTTGACAAACCACCCCCTCCCACATCCCATCTTAATATGACCCACATCTAGGTCCATAGTCCCTagatcttccctcctcctccgaCAGGCACATCCCCTCAACTGAAGTC
Proteins encoded in this region:
- the Ager gene encoding advanced glycosylation end product-specific receptor isoform X1; this translates as MPAGTAAGAWVLVLALWGAVAGGQNITARIGEPLVLSCKGAPKKPPQQLEWKLNTGRTEAWKVLSPQGGPWDSVARILPNGSLLLPATGIVDEGTFRCRATNRRGKEVKSNYRVRVYQIPGKPEIVDPASELTASVPNKVGTCVSEGSYPAGTLSWHLDGKLLVPDGKETLVKEETRRHPETGLFTLRSELTVIPTQGGTTHPTFSCSFNLGLPRRRPLNTAPIQLQIREPGPPEGIQLLVEPEGGIVAPGGTVTLTCAISAQPPPQVHWIKDGAPLPLAPSPVLLLPEVGHADEGTYSCVATHPSHGPQESPPVSIRVTETSDEGPAEGSVGESGLGTLALALGILGGLGVVALLVGAILWRKRQPRREERKAPESQEDEEERAELNQSEEAETPENGAGGP
- the Ager gene encoding advanced glycosylation end product-specific receptor isoform X2; the protein is METATGIVDEGTFRCRATNRRGKEVKSNYRVRVYQIPGKPEIVDPASELTASVPNKVGTCVSEGSYPAGTLSWHLDGKLLVPDGKETLVKEETRRHPETGLFTLRSELTVIPTQGGTTHPTFSCSFNLGLPRRRPLNTAPIQLQIREPGPPEGIQLLVEPEGGIVAPGGTVTLTCAISAQPPPQVHWIKDGAPLPLAPSPVLLLPEVGHADEGTYSCVATHPSHGPQESPPVSIRVTGSVGESGLGTLALALGILGGLGVVALLVGAILWRKRQPRREERKAPESQEDEEERAELNQSEEAETPENGAGGP
- the Gpsm3 gene encoding G-protein-signaling modulator 3, which gives rise to MEAERPQEEDGEQSLPQDDQGWPPVNATARPWRSAPPSPPPPGTRHTALGPRSGSLLSLQTELLLDLVAEAQSRRLEEQRATFHTPEAPPNLASAPTPPRLLEDKEQLYSTILSHQCQRIEAQRSDPPLPPGGQELLELLLRVQGGGRMEEQRSRPPTHTC
- the Ager gene encoding advanced glycosylation end product-specific receptor isoform X3, which codes for MPAGTAAGAWVLVLALWGAVAGGQNITARIGEPLVLSCKGAPKKPPQQLEWKLNTGRTEAWKVLSPQGGPWDSVARILPNGSLLLPATGIVDEGTFRCRATNRRGKEVKSNYRVRVYQIPGKPEIVDPASELTASVPNKVGTCVSEGSYPAGTLSWHLDGKLLVPDGKETLVKEETRRHPETGLFTLRSELTVIPTQGGTTHPTFSCSFNLGLPRRRPLNTAPIQLQIREPGPPEGIQLLVEPEGGIVAPGGTVTLTCAISAQPPPQVHWIKDGAPLPLAPSPVKALLSASGSQKPAMRGQLKALWVSLGWVR
- the Pbx2 gene encoding pre-B-cell leukemia transcription factor 2 — encoded protein: MDERLLGPPPPGGGRGGLGLVGAEPGGPGEPPGGGDPGGGSGGVPGGRGKQDIGDILQQIMTITDQSLDEAQAKKHALNCHRMKPALFSVLCEIKEKTGLSIRSSQEEEPVDPQLMRLDNMLLAEGVAGPEKGGGSAAAAAAAAASGGGVSPDNSIEHSDYRSKLAQIRHIYHSELEKYEQACNEFTTHVMNLLREQSRTRPVAPKEMERMVSIIHRKFSAIQMQLKQSTCEAVMILRSRFLDARRKRRNFSKQATEVLNEYFYSHLSNPYPSEEAKEELAKKCGITVSQVSNWFGNKRIRYKKNIGKFQEEANIYAVKTAVSVAQGGHSRTSSPTPPSSAGSGGSFNLSGSGDMFLGMPGLNGDSYPASQVESLRHSMGPGSYGDNIGGGQIYSPREIRANGGWQEAVTPSSVTSPTEGPGSVHSDTSN
- the Rnf5 gene encoding E3 ubiquitin-protein ligase RNF5, with protein sequence MAAAEEEDGGPEGPNRERGGASATFECNICLETAREAVVSVCGHLYCWPCLHQWLETRPDRQECPVCKAGISREKVIPLYGRGSQKPQDPRLKTPPRPQGQRPAPESRGGFQPFGDAGGFHFSFGVGAFPFGFFTTVFNAHEPFRRGAGVDLGQGHSASSWQDSLFLFLAIFFFFWLLSI